One genomic segment of Priestia aryabhattai includes these proteins:
- a CDS encoding HIT family protein: MSTHDENCIFCKIIRGEIPGAKVFENEHVLAFLDISQVTKGHTLVIPKVHKKDIHELTPEIARNLFEVVPQIANAIKETYSPIGLNILNNNGEKAGQSVFHYHMHIIPRYGEGDGFGAVWKEHTSEYTPEKLQEISGNISSRLS, from the coding sequence ATGAGCACACATGATGAAAACTGTATTTTTTGCAAAATTATTCGCGGTGAAATTCCAGGTGCAAAAGTATTTGAAAATGAACATGTATTAGCTTTTTTAGACATTAGTCAAGTAACAAAAGGTCATACGCTGGTGATTCCAAAAGTACATAAAAAAGACATTCACGAACTAACACCGGAAATTGCGCGCAATTTATTTGAAGTGGTTCCTCAAATCGCAAATGCAATTAAAGAAACATACAGCCCAATCGGCTTAAACATCTTAAATAATAACGGTGAAAAAGCTGGTCAATCGGTGTTTCATTATCATATGCACATTATTCCTCGCTACGGGGAAGGCGATGGCTTCGGTGCTGTATGGAAAGAACATACAAGCGAATACACGCCGGAAAAACTTCAGGAAATCTCTGGAAATATTTCTTCTCGCCTTTCTTGA
- a CDS encoding antibiotic biosynthesis monooxygenase family protein, giving the protein MKIFITYGTGPYLQKLIDEHPSERLLLLHKDDDQFALVHETDGDTIFKEGHAYEVLDASGDLADSGFAVLNNISVTDEGRPLFEQRFSQRARLIESEPGFSAIRVLRPLQNDTYIIFTGWKDESSFSDWQSSKAYNEAHKKRGTSEGVDQQPSIFSRPSYVTSYHVVK; this is encoded by the coding sequence ATGAAGATCTTTATTACTTACGGAACAGGCCCTTATCTTCAGAAGTTGATCGACGAACATCCAAGCGAACGTTTATTACTGCTTCACAAAGATGACGATCAATTTGCACTAGTTCACGAAACAGATGGAGATACAATTTTTAAAGAAGGACATGCTTATGAAGTATTAGATGCTTCTGGAGATCTTGCAGATAGCGGATTTGCTGTACTAAATAATATTTCAGTTACAGATGAAGGTCGCCCTTTGTTTGAACAGCGATTTAGCCAACGAGCTCGTTTAATCGAAAGTGAACCGGGCTTCTCAGCTATTCGTGTGCTTCGTCCACTGCAAAATGACACATACATTATCTTTACAGGGTGGAAAGATGAAAGTTCATTTAGCGATTGGCAGTCTTCAAAAGCCTATAATGAAGCACATAAAAAACGCGGTACGTCAGAAGGCGTGGATCAGCAGCCATCGATTTTCTCTCGCCCTTCTTATGTGACCTCATACCACGTAGTTAAATAA
- a CDS encoding M20 family metallopeptidase — translation MNSKLHTLLEEKFDEMVQIRRYLHQYPEPSFKEFQTAAYIRSFYDKIGISYQASVGGNGIVANIQGGNPGPTVALRADFDALPIQDEKDVPYQSTVPGVMHACGHDGHTATLLVLAKALFEIRDSLCGKIVFIHQHAEEYAPGGAKSMIEDGCLDGVDAIFGTHLWSLTPTGVVQYRTGPIMAAADRFEITIKGAGGHGAQPHKTKDSIVIASQLVVNLQQIVSRRVNPIDSAVVSIGSFVAENAFNIIADSARLIGTVRTFNEDVRNDVEKEIERIVKGTCLTADASYELNYTRGYPSVVNHPEETAFLASVASQTDEVHTVEETEPHMTGEDFSYYLQHIKGTFFFTGAQPEGVDAPYPHHHPKFDFNEKAMLIAAKTLGTAAVEYLREHAPSKNSKNVIKAN, via the coding sequence GTGAATTCCAAGCTACATACTTTACTTGAAGAAAAATTTGATGAAATGGTTCAAATTCGCCGATATCTGCATCAGTATCCAGAACCGTCTTTTAAAGAATTTCAAACCGCTGCCTACATTCGGTCTTTTTATGACAAAATCGGTATTTCTTACCAAGCCAGTGTCGGAGGAAACGGTATTGTAGCAAACATTCAAGGAGGAAACCCTGGTCCTACTGTAGCTTTGAGAGCCGACTTTGATGCCCTTCCTATTCAAGATGAAAAAGATGTACCATATCAATCCACTGTTCCGGGTGTGATGCATGCATGTGGTCACGATGGTCATACGGCTACTCTTTTAGTCCTTGCTAAAGCTCTTTTTGAAATAAGAGATTCTCTTTGTGGTAAAATCGTCTTCATTCATCAGCATGCCGAAGAATACGCTCCTGGAGGAGCCAAGTCCATGATTGAGGACGGATGCTTAGACGGTGTGGACGCGATATTCGGAACGCATTTATGGTCATTAACTCCGACTGGTGTTGTTCAATATCGAACGGGCCCTATTATGGCTGCTGCTGATCGCTTTGAAATTACGATTAAAGGAGCAGGCGGACACGGTGCACAGCCCCACAAAACAAAAGATTCAATCGTCATCGCCTCTCAGCTTGTTGTTAATTTACAGCAAATTGTGAGCAGACGTGTAAATCCAATTGATTCAGCGGTTGTGAGCATAGGTTCTTTTGTAGCGGAAAATGCATTTAATATTATTGCCGATTCTGCTCGACTAATTGGAACGGTAAGAACATTTAACGAAGATGTACGAAATGATGTCGAAAAAGAAATCGAACGAATTGTCAAAGGTACATGCTTAACAGCGGATGCTTCTTATGAACTGAATTATACGCGCGGCTATCCTTCCGTCGTAAACCACCCGGAAGAAACGGCCTTTCTTGCTTCTGTTGCTTCTCAAACCGATGAGGTTCATACAGTCGAAGAAACGGAGCCTCACATGACTGGGGAAGATTTCTCTTATTATTTGCAGCATATTAAAGGGACGTTCTTTTTTACCGGGGCTCAGCCAGAAGGTGTAGATGCTCCTTATCCTCATCATCACCCTAAGTTTGATTTTAACGAAAAAGCAATGCTTATCGCAGCTAAAACGCTTGGTACGGCTGCTGTTGAGTATTTAAGAGAACATGCTCCTTCTAAAAATTCTAAAAACGTCATAAAAGCTAATTAA
- the hemE gene encoding uroporphyrinogen decarboxylase, whose amino-acid sequence MSQGTFNDTFLKACRGEKTDHVPVWFMRQAGRSQPEYRKLKEKYSLFEITHQPELGAYVTRLPVEQYGVDAAILYKDIMSPLPSIGVDVEIKSGIGPVISNPIQSLSDVEKLGEITPEEDVPYVLDTIQLLTTEQLNVPLIGFAGAPFTVASYMIEGGPSKNYNKTKAFMYTEPKAWFALMDKLADMTITYVKAQIDAGAKAIQIFDSWVGALNVADYRYFIKPVMERIFTSLREKNVPLIMFGVGASHLAKEWHDLPLDVVGLDWRTQLDEARALGLTKTLQGNLDPAILLAPWEVIEERVTEILDKGMASPGYIFNLGHGVFPQVQPETLKRLTTFIHEYSANRQ is encoded by the coding sequence ATGAGTCAAGGAACGTTTAACGATACTTTTTTAAAAGCCTGTAGAGGGGAAAAAACGGACCATGTTCCGGTTTGGTTTATGCGTCAAGCAGGGCGTTCACAGCCGGAATACCGAAAGCTAAAAGAGAAGTACTCTCTATTTGAAATCACTCACCAGCCGGAGCTTGGGGCATACGTAACACGCCTGCCCGTTGAACAGTACGGAGTGGATGCAGCTATTTTATATAAAGATATAATGTCACCGCTTCCTTCAATTGGAGTGGATGTTGAAATCAAGTCAGGAATTGGTCCCGTAATTTCTAATCCAATTCAATCTTTAAGCGATGTAGAAAAACTAGGAGAAATTACACCGGAAGAAGATGTTCCGTATGTATTAGATACGATTCAGTTGTTAACAACTGAACAGTTAAACGTACCTCTAATTGGTTTTGCCGGTGCTCCTTTTACAGTGGCAAGCTATATGATTGAAGGAGGACCTTCAAAAAACTACAATAAAACAAAAGCATTTATGTACACGGAACCTAAAGCATGGTTTGCACTAATGGATAAGTTAGCAGATATGACGATTACATATGTAAAAGCGCAAATTGACGCTGGAGCAAAAGCCATTCAAATCTTTGATTCGTGGGTGGGTGCTTTAAATGTAGCAGATTATCGTTACTTTATAAAACCTGTTATGGAGCGAATTTTTACCTCTTTGCGCGAAAAAAATGTACCGCTAATTATGTTTGGAGTAGGGGCAAGTCATTTGGCAAAAGAATGGCACGATCTGCCGCTGGATGTAGTGGGATTAGACTGGCGAACGCAGCTGGATGAAGCACGTGCACTAGGCTTAACAAAAACACTGCAAGGAAACTTAGATCCTGCTATTTTGTTAGCTCCATGGGAAGTTATTGAAGAACGTGTAACAGAAATTTTAGATAAAGGGATGGCCAGTCCTGGTTACATCTTTAACTTGGGGCACGGCGTCT
- a CDS encoding EcsC family protein, whose product MNTYEEKVLQEAEHWKFSMLKRPSKFQRTAKSLQFKINEKIPVKVHMIMTESIKKMVETTLVGSDFTTKKRDVSGLSFEEKEKKILELIPKYKKTAAVEGAGTGAGGLLLGAADFPLLLSIKMKCLFDIAATYGFDVKEKEERIYMLYIFHLAFCSEDHRTKLLEVVENWEKKKEELLELDWKAFQQEYRDYIDVVKMFQLMPGIGAFVGAYANYQLLDHLTKVAMNVYRFRILSSSQK is encoded by the coding sequence GTGAATACGTATGAAGAAAAAGTGTTACAAGAAGCTGAACACTGGAAATTTAGCATGTTGAAGCGACCTTCTAAATTTCAACGTACCGCAAAATCTTTACAATTTAAAATAAATGAAAAAATTCCTGTTAAAGTCCATATGATTATGACTGAAAGCATAAAAAAAATGGTTGAAACCACGCTTGTTGGATCCGATTTCACCACTAAAAAAAGAGATGTTAGCGGTCTTTCGTTTGAAGAAAAAGAGAAAAAGATTTTGGAGCTCATACCTAAATACAAAAAAACTGCTGCTGTAGAAGGAGCTGGTACTGGTGCAGGCGGCCTCCTTTTAGGTGCAGCAGATTTCCCGCTTCTTCTTTCCATTAAAATGAAGTGCTTATTTGACATTGCTGCTACGTATGGTTTTGACGTAAAAGAAAAAGAAGAGCGAATTTATATGCTGTATATTTTTCATCTTGCCTTTTGCAGCGAAGACCATAGAACTAAGCTCCTCGAAGTAGTAGAAAACTGGGAGAAAAAGAAAGAGGAACTTCTTGAGCTTGATTGGAAAGCTTTTCAACAAGAATACCGCGATTACATTGATGTTGTGAAAATGTTTCAGCTGATGCCGGGAATTGGAGCTTTCGTAGGTGCGTATGCCAATTATCAGCTTCTTGATCATCTCACAAAAGTAGCGATGAACGTCTATCGCTTTCGGATATTATCTTCGTCTCAAAAGTAG
- a CDS encoding phosphatase PAP2 family protein, producing MVDSQTVSLYKKMVWMFGIAGLVFLGVLFAVSTDSFQGDYWLVSAIESSIILQSTSSVFHGLSFLASKVMIIVLLAVLIVFLFFKKDYIGMISAFLLILSGDIINKAVKDAVERGRPLEGIEGDSFPSSHAMMGILLYGLIIFFLTKHMNNQKLAKWYQRAITLIILLIGMSRILLREHFLTDVLAGYSLGLMWLIVGIFFYTLVYAYVKPSAEKEFPKGM from the coding sequence ATGGTAGATTCACAAACTGTATCCCTGTACAAAAAAATGGTATGGATGTTTGGGATTGCGGGTCTCGTTTTTTTAGGAGTGTTGTTTGCTGTCTCGACAGATTCTTTTCAAGGAGATTATTGGCTTGTGTCAGCTATAGAGAGTAGCATCATTCTTCAGTCAACGTCATCTGTTTTTCACGGCCTGTCTTTTTTAGCTTCAAAGGTGATGATTATTGTTCTTTTAGCTGTACTTATCGTTTTTTTATTTTTCAAAAAGGACTATATCGGCATGATATCGGCATTTTTACTTATTTTAAGCGGTGATATTATTAATAAAGCAGTTAAAGATGCGGTAGAACGAGGACGTCCTCTTGAAGGCATCGAAGGCGACAGTTTTCCAAGCAGTCATGCGATGATGGGAATTCTTCTCTACGGTCTGATTATCTTTTTTCTGACCAAGCATATGAACAATCAAAAGTTAGCCAAGTGGTATCAGCGTGCAATTACTTTAATCATTTTATTAATCGGGATGAGCCGTATTCTATTAAGAGAACATTTTTTAACAGATGTTTTAGCTGGCTACAGCTTAGGACTTATGTGGCTTATTGTAGGCATTTTCTTCTACACACTTGTTTATGCGTATGTAAAGCCTTCAGCAGAAAAAGAGTTTCCAAAAGGTATGTAA
- a CDS encoding ABC transporter permease: MSKIDALWKQRFQQYLVDVRRYTKYILNDHIKLVLIFAIGGLAYYYQQWLSTLTPAFPSAVVIAILMGLILTMGQIQTFLKRPDLVFLLPLETKLQPYFKKSFWFTFTIQLYILLFATGAAAPLHVKVMHDSYSNVFVFFLLLLILKVVNLGMSWWAVWFEEKWAKWTDYIVRFFLNAVFTYFLFSHAYVFFTGIVAVIIIALAIYYRSLTKRKPIKWEKLIDLEEKRMGYFYRLANLFTDVPQVKERIKRRRYLDWLLTRIRFRQSATYHYLYTRTFLRSGDYLSLLVRLTVIGGFLIVAAPFQYGNIVVVLFVVYMTGFQLLPLWKQHKQILWLSLYPVEAKERKSAFLDVWKKALYVQIFVLAIVVAFSNIVAALLSTAAGAIFIQLFVKAYVNKKLT, encoded by the coding sequence ATGAGTAAGATTGATGCATTATGGAAGCAACGATTTCAGCAGTATTTAGTGGATGTAAGAAGATATACAAAATATATCTTAAATGACCACATTAAATTAGTGTTAATTTTTGCGATTGGCGGTTTGGCCTACTATTATCAACAGTGGTTGAGTACACTAACACCTGCGTTTCCTTCGGCTGTAGTGATTGCAATCCTAATGGGATTGATTTTAACAATGGGTCAAATTCAAACGTTTTTAAAACGACCTGATTTAGTCTTTTTACTTCCTTTGGAGACGAAGCTGCAGCCTTATTTTAAAAAATCTTTTTGGTTTACCTTTACGATTCAGCTTTATATTTTATTATTTGCAACGGGTGCAGCAGCGCCTCTTCATGTAAAAGTAATGCATGATTCTTACTCAAACGTTTTTGTGTTTTTTCTGCTATTACTCATCCTGAAAGTTGTAAACTTAGGCATGTCTTGGTGGGCCGTATGGTTTGAAGAAAAGTGGGCGAAGTGGACAGATTATATCGTCAGGTTTTTCTTGAACGCGGTTTTTACGTATTTCTTATTTTCGCATGCATACGTATTCTTTACAGGAATTGTAGCGGTGATTATAATTGCTCTAGCCATTTATTATCGCTCCCTTACAAAAAGAAAGCCGATTAAATGGGAAAAGCTAATTGACTTAGAAGAAAAGCGCATGGGCTATTTTTATCGATTAGCTAATTTATTTACAGACGTCCCTCAGGTAAAAGAGCGAATCAAACGCCGTAGATATTTAGATTGGCTATTAACACGTATTCGATTTCGTCAAAGTGCCACTTACCATTACTTGTACACCAGAACATTTTTGCGATCAGGAGATTATTTAAGTCTGCTCGTTCGCTTAACTGTCATTGGCGGATTTTTAATTGTAGCTGCGCCGTTTCAATACGGCAATATAGTGGTTGTTTTATTTGTCGTATACATGACGGGTTTTCAATTACTCCCGCTTTGGAAACAGCACAAGCAGATTTTATGGCTTTCTCTTTATCCGGTTGAAGCTAAAGAGCGAAAAAGTGCATTTTTGGACGTATGGAAAAAAGCGCTGTATGTACAAATTTTTGTGCTCGCCATAGTGGTGGCTTTTTCTAATATAGTTGCCGCACTGCTTTCCACGGCAGCAGGTGCTATATTTATTCAATTATTTGTAAAGGCATATGTAAATAAAAAATTAACGTAA
- a CDS encoding transglycosylase domain-containing protein, translated as MYKKGLYAIAALVGIFLLGLIGYIIILFLGNYVIDEKKIVMDSATRLVDENGDELTKLYVKNRDLVSIDKIPKHVQQAFISIEDVRFYEHHGIDFKSIGRALYRDILAGESVEGGSTLTQQLAKNVFLSNDKTLLRKTKEVVVAINLEQRYSKQKLLEMYLNQIYFGHGAYGIQAASKLYFNKEVSELTVEEGALLAALPKAPNSYSPILHPEKSIERRNVVLNAMQKAGYLSAEKNVRLQGRTLGLNIKERAKNPAYLTYIDMVIQEAEKKYSISSNELLRGGYTVKVPMSIKVQEAAYELMKENRYFPGTDNSAQGAFVLVDNKSGGVLSVMGGRDYVQKSLNRVNVKRQPGSTMKPIAVYGPALEEGQFKPYSLLQDKLRSYGGYTPKNVDGQYAKKVTMYDALKDSKNAAAVWTLNQLGVETSKQYLTKLGIPLEDKGLAIALGGLKEGITPLQLAGAYRAFAENGENIQPYFIQEIKDKDGKVIAKAVPDTHQAFSKQTAWYMTKMLQGVVREGTAQNGEFKGELAGKTGSTSYTNVKGATRDAWFVGYTPDVVGSVWMGYDSTNDQHYLTKGSSYPTLLFKDILTRAGYDEAAFQKPAGVKDLPKPIRLEQVKDLKQELTFHPFGLLTVNLSWTPSSDKRAVYYVYEKKGDKAEVIGKVKGKGTFEKEHVNLLDGPTYYVVPYNSQTKQKGKKSNEVTPALFQ; from the coding sequence ATGTACAAAAAAGGCTTATACGCAATTGCTGCCTTAGTTGGAATTTTTCTATTAGGATTGATTGGATATATTATCATCTTGTTTCTTGGAAACTATGTAATCGATGAGAAAAAGATTGTCATGGACTCGGCTACGAGATTAGTGGATGAAAATGGAGACGAGTTAACAAAGCTCTACGTAAAAAATCGGGATTTGGTTTCAATTGATAAGATTCCAAAGCATGTACAACAAGCATTTATTTCAATTGAAGATGTTCGTTTTTATGAACACCACGGAATCGATTTTAAATCTATTGGTCGAGCATTATACCGAGACATATTGGCTGGAGAAAGTGTTGAAGGAGGAAGTACTTTGACACAGCAGCTGGCTAAAAATGTGTTTTTATCTAATGATAAAACGCTGCTTAGAAAAACAAAAGAAGTAGTGGTTGCCATTAACTTGGAGCAGCGTTACAGTAAGCAAAAGCTGCTTGAAATGTATTTGAACCAAATATACTTTGGACACGGAGCCTATGGAATCCAAGCTGCATCCAAGCTTTACTTCAATAAAGAAGTCTCCGAATTAACGGTAGAAGAAGGTGCGTTGCTCGCTGCACTGCCAAAAGCACCGAATTCTTATTCTCCTATTTTACATCCAGAAAAAAGTATAGAACGTAGAAATGTTGTGTTAAATGCCATGCAAAAAGCAGGTTATTTATCAGCTGAAAAAAATGTCCGTTTACAAGGAAGAACGCTGGGGTTGAACATAAAGGAACGAGCTAAGAACCCAGCGTATTTAACCTATATCGATATGGTTATTCAAGAAGCAGAGAAGAAATACAGCATTTCGAGCAATGAGCTTCTGCGCGGAGGTTATACGGTCAAAGTACCGATGAGCATAAAAGTACAAGAGGCCGCATACGAGCTGATGAAAGAAAATCGCTATTTTCCAGGTACAGATAATAGTGCCCAAGGTGCTTTTGTATTAGTCGATAACAAAAGCGGAGGAGTTTTATCTGTTATGGGAGGAAGAGATTATGTACAGAAATCGCTCAATCGCGTAAATGTCAAAAGACAGCCAGGGTCTACCATGAAACCTATTGCGGTATATGGCCCTGCATTAGAAGAAGGTCAATTCAAGCCTTATTCTTTGCTGCAAGACAAGCTGAGAAGCTACGGGGGATACACACCTAAAAACGTAGACGGTCAATATGCTAAAAAGGTAACGATGTACGATGCCCTGAAAGATTCTAAAAATGCAGCCGCTGTCTGGACATTGAATCAGCTGGGAGTTGAAACAAGTAAGCAGTATCTTACAAAGCTAGGAATTCCTTTAGAAGACAAAGGGCTTGCGATTGCTCTTGGAGGATTAAAAGAAGGAATTACACCGCTTCAATTAGCAGGAGCATACCGGGCATTTGCTGAAAACGGAGAAAACATCCAACCGTACTTCATTCAGGAAATAAAAGATAAAGATGGCAAAGTGATTGCAAAAGCTGTTCCCGACACTCACCAAGCATTCTCAAAACAGACGGCTTGGTATATGACAAAAATGCTTCAAGGAGTTGTTAGAGAAGGAACGGCACAGAATGGAGAATTTAAAGGAGAGTTAGCAGGAAAAACAGGGTCTACTTCGTATACAAATGTTAAAGGAGCCACGAGAGATGCTTGGTTTGTCGGATATACGCCAGATGTCGTAGGAAGCGTGTGGATGGGATATGATTCTACAAATGATCAGCATTATTTAACAAAAGGAAGTTCTTATCCGACTCTATTATTTAAAGACATTCTAACAAGAGCTGGTTATGATGAAGCTGCATTTCAAAAGCCAGCAGGCGTTAAAGATCTGCCAAAACCAATACGCTTAGAGCAGGTTAAAGACTTGAAACAAGAATTAACATTCCATCCATTTGGTTTGCTAACGGTAAATTTATCGTGGACACCTTCATCCGATAAAAGAGCTGTTTATTATGTTTATGAGAAAAAAGGAGATAAAGCTGAAGTAATTGGTAAAGTGAAGGGAAAAGGAACATTTGAAAAAGAGCATGTGAATCTGCTCGACGGTCCTACATATTATGTAGTTCCTTACAATTCCCAAACAAAACAAAAAGGAAAAAAATCCAACGAAGTAACACCGGCTCTTTTTCAATAA
- a CDS encoding ABC transporter ATP-binding protein, with amino-acid sequence MGSLLQINNITGGYTKTPVLKDVSFDVNAGELVGLIGLNGAGKSTTIKHIIGLMEAKKGSVSINNKTFQQDPTGYRSQFTFIPETPVLYDELTLKEHLDMTAMAYGLEPQTYEARLQPLLKEFRLDRKLKWFPAHFSKGMKQKVMIMCAFLVQPSLYIIDEPFLGLDPLGIQSLLDLMTDMKKQGAGILMSTHILATAERYCDKFVILHNGEVRAQGTLKDLQEEFQMRNATLDEIYIELTKEEGYE; translated from the coding sequence ATGGGTTCTTTATTGCAAATTAACAATATTACAGGGGGATATACAAAAACTCCCGTCTTAAAAGATGTATCGTTTGATGTAAATGCAGGTGAATTAGTTGGGTTAATCGGCTTAAACGGAGCCGGCAAAAGTACAACGATTAAACATATTATTGGATTAATGGAAGCAAAAAAAGGAAGTGTATCCATTAATAATAAAACCTTTCAACAAGACCCAACAGGTTATCGAAGTCAGTTTACTTTTATTCCAGAAACTCCTGTGCTATACGATGAATTAACATTAAAAGAACATTTAGATATGACAGCTATGGCTTATGGACTTGAGCCTCAAACATATGAAGCCCGTCTGCAGCCGCTTTTAAAAGAATTTCGTTTAGACCGGAAGTTAAAATGGTTCCCTGCGCATTTTTCAAAAGGAATGAAGCAGAAGGTTATGATTATGTGCGCCTTTTTGGTTCAGCCGTCTCTTTATATTATTGATGAACCTTTTTTAGGTTTGGACCCGCTTGGTATTCAATCTTTACTTGATTTGATGACGGATATGAAAAAGCAAGGTGCAGGTATTTTAATGTCCACACACATTTTGGCGACCGCGGAACGCTACTGCGATAAATTTGTTATTTTACATAACGGAGAAGTAAGAGCGCAAGGAACACTTAAGGATCTTCAAGAAGAATTTCAGATGCGCAATGCTACTCTTGATGAAATTTATATTGAATTAACAAAGGAAGAAGGCTATGAGTAA